Part of the Motacilla alba alba isolate MOTALB_02 chromosome 20, Motacilla_alba_V1.0_pri, whole genome shotgun sequence genome, tgaaaaatattttgaaccacatgggaaaggaaaaagtggAGATACTAAACAATAACAAGAAACAACCAGGCATTTTATGGCAAACATATGGGATCTGTAACTTCAGTGTTTAAGGGCTATGTATATTTATATCTCTCaaatttggaattattttaaaattggagttccataaatttttttccctataggTAAAGGTGATAGTATAGGTAATAGCAATTAGATAATATCTACTATAGCACAAAGAAGAATGATTCTGGCATAAATCTTTGTTTTCAGGAATCACAGGTGTTACTGCTGTTCTGTGTTGGATCAGAGCTGGAGCCTGTGCAGCTGAGGCACTGGGTGTGCAGTGAGTGACCCTGCAAAATGCACTTTGTGTTCAACCAGATGTGTCTCTTGAGAGATGATGCTGGTTCTGGGTTTGGAATGTTGTGGTGATACTTGGTGACTCAAACATCATTTGAAGAGCAGGTTGCACACAGGCCTTGAGTGCCCGGGTGCAGCCCTGTGAACGCAGCCCAGCACACAGTTCCTTCCTCAGGGTAAATACCCAAACAGGAGGTGCTTCTtgtgtgtgctgcaggctgagtttgttttgtggtttaatACAGAGTTAAATGAAGTGATTAGCTGACTTGCCTCTCCCTTTAATATCACTTAAAAATGGAGTGATGTGTGATCAGTTGGAGATTCTGAACAGGGAGATGGAAAGGTTCTTTCTTGCAGAACTACACCGTGGAAGGAGGCACTTTAAACTCAGTGACAGAGTCCCTGGATATAATCCCTGATTCAGGCAGTGGAGCAAAATACCTATTAGAGCAGGTACTCAGAGCCATGAGATACAGCACCAGGGTCTTTATCATTAGTGTGTTCTgttcttttttgctgtttagtttttccttctgttcttggAGTGGTAGTGGTTGATTGAGGTGCAGAATGTACATAATCCCCTATAGGAAAGACTCAGGGGGAGAACAAACACTGATGTGAATCTAGCTCTATACTCCAATTACTACAATTAGTAGTGTTTTTACTAATTCTGCTCTGCCACAGTCGTGCAAATCTTGAGATTTATAGTTCATGAAATAAAGTGATCCTCTGATGGAAATTGCATTTGGGGagggttttgtcttttcctcATTCCTTATTTTTCGGGACAGTCACATTGGAGAACACTTAGAGGTGATGATTGATTAGGgaataaaaagtgatttttgaagAGCACAGATGCTTTAGGAGTTGGGGGCTTCAGagatttgtggaaaaaaaaaaaaaggtattgtttaaaaatcaaagtttgaCTATATATTGACGTGTCTGAGGGATTATctaacttattttaaaatttgtatgtCTCCTCACCTGAAGTGTTAATAACCAATTTCTATTCCTTTCAGAGAATTATTCTTGTTCTAGTTACTACACCTGCTGTGGCAGTTCCCCTGCATCTTTCATTGCAGAGTGCTGACTCACAGGGTCTGTGCTCAGTTTCGTTCTTTTGTCTTCACTAATGTCATAGTCCAGTTCATCCTGTCCAGCTGGTCCTCCTTTACCTCCCAAATTCTTCTCCAGTTCTCTTGCAGTCTGATAGGCTGCTTTGGGTTAGTGCAGGCATTGCCTACTGATGGTCAAACTCAGGCACTCAAAGCTGCAGTGTCTCCCGATTGAAATTTTGTATAAATCAGTAAATCTGCCCTATTGTAATTTGGGCTGTGCTAATGGagtttaaatgcatttctgtattttcattgaCAGTCTGCGCTTAATAAATTCCACTCCCAGAATGCTTTTAAATGCTGCACATGGACTAAATTCTTCATTacagttttgttgctgtttttaaaattttatttgaatctAAATGAATTAATGAGAGTGCAGTCatcttttgtatttcttccGAAGGTCTCAGCTGTTGGTAACTGGGGAGGTTGCTTAGTTGCTTAATTTTGACCTTTTTTCCAATTCCAGTGTATTTCTGAAAGTGCAAAACTGTCAAGAAGACAAAATAATAGAATTTGCTTTATAATGTAATAGAAGCAAAACAATTCCTAATTTAGTTAAACAGCAGCAAGATAAGTTAATAAATATATCGATGCCTTATTTTGTccctttcttgttttccaggagccagcaggaaaaagagGATTGATAGCATTTGGACCTGCTGACAACTCAGAGATTGTGTGACACTTGTGAGTCAGGAAATTCAGCATGTGCTGGCTGGAGGATGCTGAATGACTCTGATCTTGTGCTGCCCTCCTCTGGCTCAGCCCTTCAAGGAGAAACCATCCGAGCCTCTGATGCTGTGTCAGGTACAGAGGACATTGGAGAGCCTTCTTAGTTATTTACATTTTAGCTGAAATTTCTATCTCAGAATTTGGGTAAGCTCTGCTTGTAGGTTTGAATGTTTCTTCATGTTCCAGAGTAAACAAAGGTGTAAACTTTGTTTTGACTTGCTCCCTTAATTATATTGTGACATTTTtggtaaaaatataattttagtgctgtttaaaaataaaaaagagttgaaaatttctttttaggtttttttttttaatgggggaACTTCAAGGAATTTCATACTGGGTTGAGACAGTTTGAGCTCTTTGCCTGTGTACTGCAGGcttaaatttcactttttattctGTCTGTAATCTTAAAAGTAATCAGTTACTATTTAAATTAACGTTCTGAcgtctgctgcttttccagtgaCATTTATAGTATTCACAGTTAGAACTGAAGTGTTAATTTTTTCAACGTATCTGCATAGATTTTTGTTTCCATAGCACTGCCCCTTAACATTTCTGTTCCAGCAGTGTTAAATGTAACACTGAAAGCAGAGGATTTGCAGAGGAGGGATTGTGTTAAGACAAAACAGTGATGGAAGTGATGCAGTACATGAAATAAGGAGGCATTTATTCCCAGGGAGcactggaaaactgggaaaagctTTCTGAAGAATGTCTCTGAAAACTTGTACCTGTGTTATGTACAGCAGTTAAAAGCACCTGCTCCTTCAGTGCTGTTATCCAGGAATTCTGCTCATGTTCCCTTTTGGTGTACCTTTGCAATTCCTCAGCCAGAGATACACATATCCAGAAACATCCTTGGGGAGAGTGAGTTGTCTCCTCTGTTTTCAAATAACTTTCTGTTTAGCCTGTTTTTTGAGGTACAGTTACTAGTGCACACTCAGTTCCTTGGGAGCAGTGTcactgcagtggctgcagagcagtgtctgTGCCCTTGGGAGCAGTTCCAGGGCATGCAGCTCATTGGAAATATATCAACTTTAATACTTGTTCAAGCCAGGTTATTCTGAAAGTTATCAAAATACAGATCctacatttatttctgtcatttgcTTCTGCCTTCTCAGTCTTCAAATAAGCTGGGAAAGACTTTTGAGAAAACAGATCTGGTTGTCagcacagattttcttttttctgtggcTGAGTCTGTGACAGTTGGAAGTTCTTTGCtgaatcaggttttttttttggggtcaTTCTAGTAGATCACATaggctgaaaacatttttgtaaataaCCATGTCGAGGACCAGCCTTTCTTACATTTAATTCCACACAGAAGTGAGTGGAACTGCTGTAGAGTTTTTGCCTAGACAAACCCCAGGGGTAGATTCATACTGTGAAGGAGttttttgcttggttgttttggttgttttttttgagaaataccAGAATATCAGAAATCCTAAGGCTACTCAATGATATGTCAGTACAGTATCCAAACCCACATGTTTAACTTAGTACTTTGAAGGAGCATTTGTGGCTTGAAATACAAGTGGTTGTTACAATTAATACTGAAATCGGAATATTTACCAATTACTTGGGCTATGAATATTTTTGAATGAGAGTTTTGGacattttgcttctgttcaGCATTTCAGAGTGGGAACAGTGTTGCCTGTACTATGGAACAAGCTGGAAACACAGTGCCATTAGAGTCTGAAGCTAATACTGACAACATGGAAAACAGTTCTCCTGGTAAGAGTTCTTCCTTTGCAGTTGAAAATGTGCTTATTTGTCCAtcatgtatgtatgtgtgttaCATGCATGTAAATGATTTTAAATAACTCAAGAGTTTGTAACAGGAACAGCTGGATTATGTTGTCACAGTGATCGGTGATGTATTTAATTGCTGTTGCACTACtttcacaagaaaatattttatctgctttGAGGCTCATCACATAAAGTAGAGATACATAGATGttacaaagaaaagaacacattGAAAAAAGGTTTTATGAAAGCACATCATTGATTACCACCACTTTATTATCTCTTCCCTTGTTTTTAGCATCAGTGTTGGATGATAAAGGTGAGCAAAGCAATGAGGAGGAGCAAAAGTCTGTCAAGCCAACAAGTAAAGAGTTCAGGAAAACCTGGGGGTTTCGGAGGACCACGATTGCCAAGAGAGAGGGTGCAGGAGATGCTGATGTGGACGCCAGcgagcagcagcctcagcagcagcaaggcatAAACCTCAGGAGGAGTGGGCGGCAGCCGAAGCGCACAGAGAGAGTGGAAGAGTTCCTGACCACGGTGAGGCgcagggggaggaggagtgTTCCCACTACCCTGGAGGACTCCAGTGAAGCAGCCTCTGGGCCAGCCACTGATGCTGAAACTGCTTCTGAAGACAGTGTTGAGAGCACTCCAGATACAAAACCTGTCACTAGGAGGATTTGCACCAGGAGTTGTAAGGAGCAAAAAAGCTCTAAAAGCAGACCCgcaaaagaggaagaggaagaagaagaggaggaggaggaagaggaagaggctACCTCTGATAGTGACAGCGATGGGTTAACACTAAAGGAGCTGCAGAATCGGCTAAGAAAGAAACGTGTTGAGCAGAATCCTCCTCAGCTGGTGTTGAAGGATGTGCAGAACCACCTGAGGAAAAGGAATTCAGAAAAAGATCCTGCCAAAACAGATGATGTCACACCTGAAAAACAGGGTGAGTCTGAGCTGCCTGTCAAACAGGAGCCTGAGACTGCAGACAGCACTGAGATTGCAAGTCAGGTGGTTGTGTCTGAGGAGGACACTGAAGATCTGGAGGCTCAGAAGGAGGAGAAGCCTGCCCTTGGTGCAAAGGGGGCCTCAGATGAGGAACCTGAAGAACAGCCCAAAAGCAAACCTGAGTCTGAGATCTATGACCCAAACGCCCTGTACTGTATTTGTCGTCAGCCTCATAACAACAGGTAGGCAGAGGGCTCAGCTGCAGACACAGTGCAAGGACTTGgcatttttctgtgattaaaaattaaactagGTGCTAGTGGTTACTTTTTGAATGAGTTTTTGGGTGTACTGAATTTTGGCAGGGAGTTTAGAACAAATACTTAAAAGAGGataaacaaatacagaaataacCAGTGAGGCAGAACCGTGCACTGGTGCTTTATTGGGGTGCTGAAGTTGTGTTGCTTGAAATATTCATTGAATGTTAATTGTCTTTTCATTTCACAGTGTTTTACTGTTcattggtggttttttttttttttccaggtttatGATTTGTTGTGATAGATGTGAGGAGTGGTTTCATGGCGACTGCGTGGGTATTTCTGAGGCTCGAGGGCGATTGTTGGAGAGGAATGGTGAGGACTATATCTGTCCAAACTGCACCATTctccagggacaggatgagCCTGTTTCAGAACTAGACCAGCAGGAAGCTAAAATGGAGCAAGGAAATGCAGATGGCACAGAATTCACAAGCATAGGAACAATTGAACAAAAATCAATTTGAGGACCAAGGAATCAAGGGTAGGATTGAAAAAGCTGCAAATccaagtggaaagaaaaaactaaagATATTTCAACCTGTAagtattttaattgtttcttatttttcatgtttcactGAGTACGTGGAGACAGTCACCTGTATGGCTATAAATCTGACTTGATTTTGAAGTTACACATCAGCTGAACAGCCCACTGAACACTGCTGGTTAGCAGAAGTTTATCCATAGTTCTTATTAGTATGGGAATTAAAACTTTAGTTTCAAGTGAGGGATTTAAAAGTTTTATATAGGTGTAGGAAATAGTTTGTGCTGTTCTCCCTTTTTGAATACTGTTTTGGAAGTCGAACAGTGTGgtattcttttaataaaaatactggaATCCTGTGCTGTTTTATACTATCTTTGAAATACAATGTCAAACATTTTGGGTGTTTTCAATGGTCGTGAAACTTTTTGCTTAACATGGACAAGTCTCTGTTGGAGTTAATTCCAGCTGTACTTCCAGTTAGTCTTTAAAGATCTGATTTTTGTCCTGATACTGCTTTGGGTTATCAGCAAATAATGAATTACTTTATACTGcctttttaaatctaaaaatgtatattttgaactatttcaaaatctgaaagaaGGTTGAATTTTGTACTGTAAAGTTCCATGCCCAGCTGGAAAGGCATAGAAGCTTCTTCAGCTTAATGTAcatgaactaaaaaaaaacaagtgctACAGTTGTCTTTGTTCTGCCTAAGGTGCTGCAGTAGTGCCAGTGTCTTGGGCATTTCCCTTTAGATTTCAGAGCTGACCATGGCAGCAGTGAGATTAATGTATAGATAGAATAGTTTGAGCTGAATATATAAATACTTACTGTTTTAAGGTAAATATGTGGAAAACAGtattctcaaaaatattttcaaatacatttgtACACCTTTGTACACAAAGGTTTTTGAGAGTCCAGTGCTGTTGGTGTTGGCTCTGCTACTGAATATCACCAAGTGCTCTTTATCTTTACTTCTCTCAAGTGTGTACATAATGggaaaattcccaaatccaggtTTTATCAGGCTCCTGCAGATAAAGCTGTGTACTGAGTTTTGATTGCAGAGAAGTCAACTGCACTGtgcaaataatatttatttaactagaaatattcctgaaaaacttatttttggTAGTTACAAATGGCAAGAGGTTGTTTAGAACTACAGTAGTTCTGAGTGTCTTGTGTCATTTTTAGGAGTAATTTAGAAGAGAGATTAAAATCACAGTATCTGGAGGTGGTAAGTTGGAGCCTAAAGAGCTTTCAGGTATTTCTAGACTTCAACTTAATGCACTCTGTTTTCAAGGAATGTGCTATTTTCTGAATCATGACATTGGAAGAGGAAGTTCTTCATCTGTAACACCTTAATATAAATGGAGAAGGATTTTGAATTAGAGGAAAATTCAGATTGCAGAGGCAGACCTATAAATGTGTAAGGAGTAGGAGGCTATGTGAAAGTTGTGTATAAGAATCTAAGTTGGAGTTCTAAAATTAAGATTGGTAAAACCTCTAGAGCAAGAATAATCTGTACACCTGAGTATCTGAGTTCTTCCTCTTCCGGGTGTCCCTGGCTGAGGACAGCGGCTGATGGGGATGGTTTAGAGACCTTGCTGTTGAGAACTCAGCTTTGCATTATTAAGGACATTTCTCACATGATATCGAGGATCAGTGAAAAGCATTTGTGTACGTATGGGATTTGAAAATTTAGGAAACCAGCTTCCTTTATCTCAGGGCTAGCAGGCCAACCATTTGAAAATGCAGCATATcccaaaaaaaaatgtgttagaGAAGTGGAACTCTTTCCTTTGTATGAATTGTGTTGTGTCATGAGCTGCTGTTGTTCTCACATTGGCTGTTGTGCAGGTCAGAGCTGCAGAGTCTGCACGTGAGCTGTGTAAGCATTGCTCCACGCTAGagaggctgttcctgctgtttccCCTTTGAAGTCTGACCTCACTCCATTTCTGTCTGTATTGAAGGTAATTGAAGCTCCTGGTGCTTCCAAGTGCATCGGCCCTGGCTGTTTCAACGTGGCCCAGCCCGACTCCGTGTACTGCAGCAACGACTGCATCCTCAAACACGCTGCTGCCACCATGAAGATCTTGAGCTCTGGCAAGgatgcaaaaccaaaacctaaagAGAAGATCAAACCAAAATCTGAAAAGCCTGGCATACCAAAACCTCAGCAGCAGGTAAGCTTGTGTTCATGATCCAGAGCAGTTGCCCTGGAGCACTGTGCCTTACTTCTGTGCTCTGCTTTAAGTAAGACTGCCATATCCTGCTCTGAAGAGGAGCTTTCTGTTActattttgttgttattttcttgccttttcctgTGGTAAGGATAATAAAATCTTTTCCTGTAGTTCTTAAAAAATCTTAATAATTGCCTCTAGATGGAGATAGTTCCTTGCAAGGGTCGTCTAGATGGCAACGACTTTTAAGAAAGTACTATTTTAAGTagttacatattttttattttactttaagtCAAATTAATTTTGGCTTCTTAAACTAAACTTCAAATTACTGGGTTTTGGAGTAATCAAATAACTTCAAATGGTGCACTATAAAAGTAAGGAGTTTACTGTAAAAGAAACCAGTGTACATGTGTGTAACTCTCTCTGCTTGTTTGTGAAATGCAATATATTTGATGATTATTAGTAATCAAGCGACTTTTAATTATCCAGGTGGGCATCAAACCAGTTTCAAACCAAAAGAGACAGTTGCCTGAGAAAAGAGAGGTGAATGTGAAGAAGACTGTTGTGAGCACAGCCAAGACTGAGGCCAACACCCAAGCTCCTGCTCgagagccagcagcagaaccCGTCACGCCGTCCTGGGCCAGCGATCATAATTACAATGCTGTAAAGCCTGAAAGGACTGCTGCCATTTCACCTGCACTGTTGTTCAAATGTATGTATGGCTTAGGGATATTCCTGAATAATCATATTTTCTTTGAGTACCCATCCATTCTTGACTCTGCAAAACTAGGGAGTTtaggatttgggggttttttcttaCTGTGGCACCAAGCTACTTTTCTCCACCTTCAAAGAttcacacacagatacacacaaaTGAGAGACACTTTCAGGAGTTTCATTTGTATCATATGACAGTTGTATGATTAAGAGCCTGTTGATCTGCCCGGCTGATTTCTGGATGAAAACTACATGGTTAAGCTTGAAATCTTTCCCATAAAGAAAGTGTCTGTTTCTAATCTAGAAGGTAAGTATTGAAACATTTGTGTTAAATTTTACAAAAAGGTTGTGCAGTGTGCACTGTGAATCAGCAATTGCCTGTACTAATTTCAAttgtatttttgtaatttagATTTGGCACCTGTCTCTCAGGTCTTGCATTTTCAGTGCCTGGTGCCGAGAGTGAAATCTTCAACGTGGTATCCAACGATACTTGACACGTCTGCAAACAGCTTTTACCTGTCAAGtattctcctgctgcttttctttcttacatgAAATAACTTAAGGACCATCCTTTACTTTTATGCTGGGGGGGAGGCAGAACTctattatctttattttcctttttatttttcccctttctctgtTCATATTCCACACATTATCCACACACACAAGAGCACATCTCAGCTGGATGTTGGGCAGGGATACTGCCTTGCATATTTTTGCAGGTTTTGAGTAGTATCCTTGTAATTCATGCGAAGGTAAGTAAATACTGCTTTGAAGCCTGAACAAGTTTTTTGCTTATGACATTTTTTTTGATTGACTCACTCTGAGTAGTTTTATAATGCAGTTGTGGAACTTGAGATGAAATCTGACATTTCAGTTACAAACCACGTGACCTCCGCTTTCTCATTTGAAGAATAATGAATCAGAAATTCAGTTCTCACAGCTTTTGTGACCACACTTCAGccaatttacattttattttgataagTAAACCTAATTATTGAACACTTACATGTAAAGTAACTGATaactttataaataatatttaaggTGAGATTTTCTAGTTGAAGCTTTTAAGCACTGAGGGAACACCAGCTACCCTAAATTGCTGTTGATGAATAGCACATACCAGGTATATTTTAATGGTCTTTGCCCACATCAAGTTAAATGGttgtaatttttctctgtgtatttttgCTGCATATTGGGCCCTTGACCTTTTGTATAGTTACTCCCTTAagatatgtattttaattaactgCCATactttttagattattttaaagaaaatttagcttttttgtcagaaacagaagtgttttaaaCATATCTAAAATTAGTGGAAAGACATAAATGAAACTAGAAGGGCTTATTTTGCATTGGATTTTTCTGACTGTAACAGTTACGAGTGTCCATAGAACTATTTCACTTAAAATGCCCTTATTCCtgtagggtttgttttttcctaagaGACAGGAATACAGGTTTTGAGGCAGAaggtttgagggttttttcaaGGGAGTTTGCTCTTAAGATTTACCACACTATAGGTTTTACAGATTTAACTACTTCCAGTAGAAAGTTGGATTCCTGCAGCTAAATAGTGCAATTGATTCTAAAACATTG contains:
- the LOC119710263 gene encoding LOW QUALITY PROTEIN: death-inducer obliterator 1-like (The sequence of the model RefSeq protein was modified relative to this genomic sequence to represent the inferred CDS: deleted 1 base in 1 codon), whose protein sequence is MLNDSDLVLPSSGSALQGETIRASDAVSAFQSGNSVACTMEQAGNTVPLESEANTDNMENSSPASVLDDKGEQSNEEEQKSVKPTSKEFRKTWGFRRTTIAKREGAGDADVDASEQQPQQQQGINLRRSGRQPKRTERVEEFLTTVRRRGRRSVPTTLEDSSEAASGPATDAETASEDSVESTPDTKPVTRRICTRSCKEQKSSKSRPAKEEEEEEEEEEEEEEATSDSDSDGLTLKELQNRLRKKRVEQNPPQLVLKDVQNHLRKRNSEKDPAKTDDVTPEKQGESELPVKQEPETADSTEIASQVVVSEEDTEDLEAQKEEKPALGAKGASDEEPEEQPKSKPESEIYDPNALYCICRQPHNNRFMICCDRCEEWFHGDCVGISEARGRLLERNGEDYICPNCTILQGQDEPVSELDQQEAKMEQGNADGTEFTSIGTIEQKSFEDQGIKGRIEKAANPSGKKKLKIFQPVIEAPGASKCIGPGCFNVAQPDSVYCSNDCILKHAAATMKILSSGKDAKPKPKEKIKPKSEKPGIPKPQQQVGIKPVSNQKRQLPEKREVNVKKTVVSTAKTEANTQAPAREPAAEPVTPSWASDHNYNAVKPERTAAISPALLFKCMYGLGIFLNNHIFFEYPSILDSAKLGSLGFGGFFLLWHQATFLHLQRFTHRYTQMRDTFRSFICII